The Dysidea avara chromosome 11, odDysAvar1.4, whole genome shotgun sequence genome includes the window tcttactggttgaactctctacaggctgacttgtttctaccagatctctctacagggtgatttgaaatgtataGCTTATCTCTTTGCAAGGctatacttgtttctagctgtcttctctacagggtgacttcaaatgttGCTGCATGTTGAaccctttgcaggataacttgtttctagctgatctctctactgaaagagtgtttttttagctgaactctctacagggttgcttatttctagctgaatcactctacaaaatgtagctgaattctctctaggtggtttgtttttaggtgatctctctacgggtgacttgtttccagctgaactgtctacaaggtaacttatttctagctgatctctctacagaatgattttttttagctgatctctacagggtgaattgtttctagttaatttctctacagggtgacttgtttctaccagatctctgtacagggtgatttgtgttgagctgatctcctacagggtggtttgtttctagctgatctgtacagtgtgaattgtttctagccgatttctctacagtttccagttcaactctctacagggtgacttgtttctagctgatctctacagggtgaattgtttctagctgttttctctactaggtgacttgtttctaccacaTCTCTCTagagcagggccgcccacaggggggggggggcaactggggcattttgccccggaccccagcctgaaaggggccccaggaggccccatgaagggccccctgaatacctgtttaaaagatcgatatagtctaatagagcagtcagatctaaatactctaatagagcagtcacagtattcttcagaggagcagtgtagcaagcttatagataaggagatatgattggtgatgggtagttattgtcaattttgtcattgccagcaggttgtgaccttttttttttttttttggtcttcaccttacaacttgggtgaagggccccactttaaccccagtatatccccagtatatgaaacagttaattgtttggtattttaatagtttttcagtaaacctgcattcagtgatgttttactgagagtttaaaatttagtaaaacaattatgttccatatacttaaagttactgatactttactatgggtacaactacagtaaagcagcttaacaaattagtaaactaagaaccttcaagcagtgaaagcttttcacaaatccggtcacatatagtgcaAATCACTGAACACTGACACTGAAAATATTACAGCTTCCAGACTAATAAAATCTGTACTAGCTTCTCTTTGTACTGAAGTAGATTATTAAGTTCATTACACAAGTGCTTTGCACAAGTCAGACTTATTCATGTAGCTCATTCCCCACCATGTACAACCAAGATACTGACTGTATTATGGTTTGCTCAGTATTGCATGTAAAAATGTGTGCTATGTTTATATTACATATTAGAGATAATCATGCATCAAAATCTTTTGCAGCATAAAAAAAGAACATATGCCCATTaaataaaaacaacaacatgtcACATGGTTTGCACTATTTTACTAGCATTATCCTTCAGCATGACAAGGTCTATACCAGAAGGTAACACTTGTTTACCAACCCACTGCTCAGCTTTCATGATAATCAACTCTAACTCCTCCAACATTGAAGGATACTTCTTCCTCAACAACTCAATCACAACTAGTGTGGCCCAGGTGTTGACCATCATGGTGACATCATAGGAAACTGGACAAGAACTCTTCAGCTCCTCAACTGACTTGGACACAACACCAGCTAACTTATCATTCAGTAGCCATGAACCATCACATTGTTGTATGCTAACAATAAAGCTGAGATCAGACTGTTTGGAAGTGGGTGGGGCTGGCGAAGCTACAAATTTTGATGATGGAGGTAGCGGTAAAAAGTTGTCATCAACCAAATAGTCACTGTTATGTTTCTCCTTATTATCCATCCTGGTTGACAAGCTGTTTACTTCTTTTTCAGATCTAATTATCATAGCTTCTGTATGCATGGGCACCAGAGACCATACAGACATAGTTATAGAACTCGCCTTTCCTTTTTTACCCTTCTCCTTGGACATTCCTCCTCCATGACTAACAAAACCAAGCATACTTGGTGGTGAAGGTACACTAGCAGTCAGTTCATAGCTCTGCATACTTCCTGATGCTGGCTTGTTCTGGGCCTTATCCACTGCTATATAAGCAGTATACCTGGACACCACACTTGCATCACAGCTCAATTCTGTGATCTCCTTCTTGTGTCTCTCCTCATATGGCTCCCCATCATCCTGCCATTCCTGGATCATCACCTTTGCTGCTAACTGGTGAATTACTGACGCATCTTCCTCTGTAGCTTGTCTTCCTGGTAACTCAAATGGGATCTCAAATTTGAATGCTTTTCCAAGAATATCACCACTCAGTATTGCTTTGCACATCAATCCATCTCTTCCTTTGTCATCTGATTTGTCCATCAGAAGACCATAAATAACAGTCTTCTCACCATTGTAGATACTGGGAATTTTATCTGGTACTATCTTCACCTCATAGCTACAAGGAAGATCAAATGTGACAGTAACATTGTTAGCTGATGGTTGTAGTGCTTTCTTGAGgctacaaatcacctgtaattAACGCATAAGAACATATAATTATGGATCAACAGATCACTAATATGTGTAACAAGTTACATTTCTGGATGTTTAAAACCACAACATGCGTGAGATAAATGATCTAACCCACACCGCACACCTTTGACTGCATTCGCTCATTGTCAGCAATATATTCTGCTGATCCATTACCAGCTCGAGCAATACCACTCACTAGAGCACTTGATGCTCCTGATCCAATACCAAATGTGAAACACCTACAACAACTTATCATCACATTACTGCTATAACACATTCACCACACACCTTGTGCTGTGACAGTTCTTCCTCACTTCACTGATCACACTACTTGTGTTGCTAACAGAACCATCCGTCAAAATGAACACTTGTCGAGGGAGACCTGATGACTTTGGTTGTTGTTTAAAGATGTACTGTAGTGGAGAAAGGAGTTCTGTACCACCCATGTCAGCCCTCAACTCCTGAGCAAACTGAGTAGCTTTCTCCATTGTCTCCTGATTATAGGATGTGCTTGATGGAAAGAGTGATTCATACCGAGATCCAAAACTGATAATGTTGAAGAAACATCCTTGTGGAATACTCTTTAGAAACAACACTAGTGTTTCTGAAGCACTCTTAATGTAAGAACCTCTCATGCTACCACTGCGATCAACTACAAAAATGAACTCACAAGCTGCCTCCTCTAAGCCAGAAAACTTTGGAAAAAATGTTAACATCACTGCTTTACTCTTCATCTCTTTTGTCTTGCTCCCCTCTATTGCTGCTTCTACCATTGCCATCGGCTCATGAGGATCTTTGTATCCAATCAATATCATAACATCTTCTTTTACAGGACTCTCCCCAGCTATGCATACTTTCACACAATCCATCTCTTCTTCTGTCTTCACCTGATGAGTGGGTGAAGACACTTCGGCAACTCTCGTTGCTCCTTCTATGCTCATCCTAAGCTTGAACACTCCAGCAACAGACGCCTGCTTTACACTAGGGCTCTGTGTAGCAGCAAGTGGATCACTTGATCCTTCTGGAGTGTAGCGTGGCTTTAACACTGATGGTAAAGtgaaccagcgttgaaaccgggtcgggtcatccgggtcatccgggtcatccgggtcacattttctccgggtcatccgggtctgacccggtttacaatttatccgggtctgacccggattggatcacgtgagaaacaaaattgttcgtttgacgacatggaaatttataaatgctatcgcgtagctctttcgtgagccacgcccacttatcgcattaccaacatacgctcagccacgcccatttgttagtaagtgtagtatgtagcacgaaactgagggtatctatggtgaggggtagctattgtcagtaggtgaaggcctttttttttttttttttttttttggtcttcaacctacagctagcctgaagttgcaatatttactcaacacgaatcgaacgctcaaaatgtagactcgttcgctcgctcgagactagccgaaacacgtctcggctctaattaatccgggtcacatctgggtcaaatccgggtctgacccggattgctatccgggtcagtgggtcatccgggtcagcagtagtgacccggtttcaacgttgaagTGAACCTCACTCGTCCATCTGCCTCGATTGGTAGTTCTCCAACCATTTTAAGTTTGATCTCTGCTTCACTTCCTGATGGAAGATTACCCAGACTTAAGCTAAAGATGTCTCCAGTCTTCTCTTCAGCATATGCTGCAGTTAATCCACTAGTGATCGCGTCGTCATACATATCCCTCGCCTTTTCTTTTTCGTGTACTGTAGCCTTCACTTTCCTACCATCAATAATCGCTTCCAACTCCACCACTGCAAACGATTCTTCCAGAGGAAACCGAAATGTTACTTCCAGAGGATTACTCGTGCCATTGAAGTAGTTTAGAGTGGACGAGACTCCAACCAGATAACCTTTCACCTTCACCTGTACTGAAATATCTTTGAGTGGAAGAACCGTCTTCATATCAGCAGAGACCAACCCCTCCATTTCTGCACGCACCTCGCGAAATACACTCTGGTAGGAGAGGTCAAAGCAATTTCCGCTATTACTGAATGATTTTCAGGCGCGGCTCGaagggcaaatatttcgaggttgagcaatgttgctaaaaataaataattcgcgaatttgcaaacactctcaaaggtctaaatatttcaaggctaaaattttcgctgataacccccaaaaccgcgaaatcaaCGAAAAGTTTTcgccctcgaaatatttaggctatagaCCTTGTGCATACCAAGGCGTGGTCTGGCAAAAACCGGAAAAAAGTTGCTACGGCTTCAAGTTTCACGATAGTTTACGAGAAAAGTGAGGGCAAAAATATCGAGCCTTCCCTAGGCGGAATAACTCGCCATGCCGGCAGCAAGTAT containing:
- the LOC136238426 gene encoding von Willebrand factor A domain-containing protein 5A-like; translated protein: MEGLVSADMKTVLPLKDISVQVKVKGYLVGVSSTLNYFNGTSNPLEVTFRFPLEESFAVVELEAIIDGRKVKATVHEKEKARDMYDDAITSGLTAAYAEEKTGDIFSLSLGNLPSGSEAEIKLKMVGELPIEADGRVRFTLPSVLKPRYTPEGSSDPLAATQSPSVKQASVAGVFKLRMSIEGATRVAEVSSPTHQVKTEEEMDCVKVCIAGESPVKEDVMILIGYKDPHEPMAMVEAAIEGSKTKEMKSKAVMLTFFPKFSGLEEAACEFIFVVDRSGSMRGSYIKSASETLVLFLKSIPQGCFFNIISFGSRYESLFPSSTSYNQETMEKATQFAQELRADMGGTELLSPLQYIFKQQPKSSGLPRQVFILTDGSVSNTSSVISEVRKNCHSTRCFTFGIGSGASSALVSGIARAGNGSAEYIADNERMQSKVICSLKKALQPSANNVTVTFDLPCSYEVKIVPDKIPSIYNGEKTVIYGLLMDKSDDKGRDGLMCKAILSGDILGKAFKFEIPFELPGRQATEEDASVIHQLAAKVMIQEWQDDGEPYEERHKKEITELSCDASVVSRYTAYIAVDKAQNKPASGSMQSYELTASVPSPPSMLGFVSHGGGMSKEKGKKGKASSITMSVWSLVPMHTEAMIIRSEKEVNSLSTRMDNKEKHNSDYLVDDNFLPLPPSSKFVASPAPPTSKQSDLSFIVSIQQCDGSWLLNDKLAGVVSKSVEELKSSCPVSYDVTMMVNTWATLVVIELLRKKYPSMLEELELIIMKAEQWVGKQVLPSGIDLVMLKDNASKIVQTM